Proteins encoded in a region of the Sphingopyxis sp. OAS728 genome:
- a CDS encoding alpha/beta fold hydrolase, whose protein sequence is MQLSAFEQGLSDRRQFLGITGVAVAAQLGLSLASAGAAPQPASAQTAPPTGGAFPPLKSVDAGLLNISYIDMGPAKGPVAILLHGWPYDIYSFADVAPLLAAKGYRVLIPYLRGYGPTRFLSADSLRNGQPAALAQDLIDFMDALKIKRAVLAGFDWGARTADIVAAIWPERTTGLVAVSGYLVAGQEAGKAPLPPEAELQWWYQYYFATERGRLGYDKNRKDFNRLIWKLASPQWNFDEATYARSAASFDNPDHVDIVIHNYRWRLALADGEARYADLDRQIAAAPTIGVPTITMEGDANGAPHPPPAAYRAKFTGRYEHRDISGGIGHNLPQEAPQAFAQAVLDVTRG, encoded by the coding sequence GTGCAGCTTTCCGCTTTCGAACAGGGCCTGTCGGACCGCCGGCAATTTCTCGGCATCACCGGCGTCGCCGTCGCCGCGCAGCTCGGACTGAGCCTTGCGAGCGCCGGTGCAGCACCGCAGCCGGCAAGCGCCCAGACTGCACCCCCGACCGGCGGAGCTTTCCCACCGCTCAAGTCAGTCGACGCGGGTCTCCTCAATATTTCCTACATCGACATGGGCCCCGCCAAGGGCCCGGTCGCGATCCTGCTGCACGGCTGGCCCTATGATATCTACAGCTTCGCCGATGTCGCGCCGCTGCTGGCCGCGAAGGGCTATCGCGTCCTCATCCCCTATCTGCGCGGTTATGGCCCGACGCGCTTCCTGTCGGCCGACAGCCTCCGCAACGGACAGCCTGCCGCGCTGGCGCAGGACCTGATCGACTTCATGGACGCACTGAAGATCAAGCGCGCCGTGCTGGCGGGTTTCGACTGGGGCGCGCGCACTGCCGACATCGTCGCTGCGATCTGGCCCGAACGCACGACCGGCCTTGTTGCGGTCAGCGGCTATCTCGTCGCCGGACAGGAAGCGGGCAAGGCGCCGCTGCCGCCCGAGGCCGAACTGCAATGGTGGTATCAATATTATTTTGCGACCGAGCGCGGCCGCCTCGGCTACGACAAGAACCGCAAGGACTTCAACCGGCTGATCTGGAAGCTCGCCTCGCCCCAATGGAATTTCGACGAAGCCACCTACGCCCGCAGCGCAGCGTCCTTCGACAATCCCGACCATGTCGACATCGTGATCCACAATTATCGCTGGCGTTTGGCGCTGGCCGACGGCGAAGCGCGCTACGCCGACCTCGACCGCCAGATCGCGGCCGCGCCGACGATCGGTGTCCCGACGATCACGATGGAAGGCGACGCCAATGGCGCACCGCACCCGCCGCCCGCCGCCTATCGCGCCAAGTTCACGGGTCGCTACGAGCATCGCGACATCAGCGGCGGCATCGGCCACAACCTGCCGCAGGAAGCGCCGCAAGCCTTTGCGCAGGCGGTGCTGGACGTCACGCGTGGCTGA